The following are encoded in a window of Lactobacillus panisapium genomic DNA:
- a CDS encoding Mur ligase family protein yields the protein MNVKSGIAKFAGKSSYWFLHNVLKGGTSFPGKLAMNLDPEILNTLAKDYETVIVTGTNGKTMTTALIVEALREKYGDVLTNPSGSNMQQGIVTAFLAHKNKKARRKIAVLEVDEANVKMVTQLVHPSVFVLTNIFRDQMDRYGEIYTTYEKIIAGIKLAPQATIIANGDASIFSSVDLPNPKIFYGFKLASDQAKNDVKAPVNTDGVLCPKCDHILHYHERIYANLGDFFCPNCDYHRPELTYSVNKIVAQSPNHLEFKMGSKNYSINVGGTYNIYNALTAYSVARHFGLSDDEVANAFAKNKRVFGRQELIDYAGKKINLILVKNPVGLDEVLHMLNTEKDDYSLVTLLNANHADGIDTSWIWDGQFEDLNHEQIKKILVGGERWHDMGFRLNVAGFDPSIMTTCPDNESVINEIAKLPTEKVYILSTYTALLSLRKTMAEQKIIKAGM from the coding sequence ATGAACGTAAAATCTGGAATTGCAAAATTTGCCGGAAAATCAAGCTACTGGTTTCTGCACAATGTTTTAAAAGGCGGGACCAGCTTTCCAGGTAAGCTGGCTATGAATCTTGATCCAGAAATTTTGAACACGTTAGCTAAGGATTACGAAACAGTAATTGTAACGGGAACAAACGGTAAAACCATGACCACAGCTCTCATTGTTGAAGCACTGCGGGAAAAATATGGTGATGTCCTTACCAACCCATCCGGCTCTAATATGCAGCAAGGAATTGTTACCGCCTTTTTAGCTCATAAAAATAAAAAAGCACGCCGGAAAATCGCAGTTCTTGAGGTTGATGAAGCTAACGTTAAAATGGTTACACAACTGGTTCATCCAAGTGTATTTGTTTTGACCAATATTTTTCGTGACCAAATGGATCGTTACGGTGAAATTTATACTACTTACGAAAAAATTATTGCTGGAATCAAGCTTGCGCCCCAAGCAACTATTATCGCTAATGGTGATGCAAGTATCTTCTCATCCGTTGACTTACCAAATCCGAAGATTTTTTATGGCTTCAAGCTTGCCAGTGACCAAGCAAAAAACGATGTAAAAGCGCCGGTCAACACTGATGGTGTTCTTTGCCCGAAATGTGATCATATTTTACATTACCACGAACGGATTTACGCTAATTTAGGTGATTTTTTCTGCCCCAACTGCGACTATCATCGTCCAGAACTAACTTATTCCGTTAACAAGATCGTTGCACAAAGCCCAAATCATTTAGAATTTAAAATGGGCTCTAAAAATTATAGCATCAATGTTGGTGGAACCTATAATATTTACAATGCGTTGACCGCCTATTCGGTTGCCAGACATTTTGGCTTGAGTGATGATGAAGTAGCTAATGCTTTTGCTAAAAACAAACGCGTCTTTGGCCGCCAAGAACTGATTGATTACGCCGGAAAAAAGATTAACTTAATTTTGGTAAAAAATCCGGTCGGACTTGATGAAGTATTACACATGCTAAATACTGAAAAAGATGATTACTCACTTGTTACTCTTCTTAACGCCAACCATGCTGACGGAATCGATACCTCTTGGATATGGGATGGTCAGTTTGAGGATCTTAATCATGAGCAAATTAAAAAGATTTTAGTTGGGGGCGAGCGCTGGCACGATATGGGCTTTCGTCTTAATGTTGCCGGTTTTGACCCAAGTATCATGACTACCTGCCCTGACAATGAGTCTGTCATCAATGAAATCGCTAAATTGCCAACAGAAAAAGTTTATATTTTATCAACTTATACCGCACTGCTTTCTTTGCGTAAAACAATGGCTGAACAAAAAATCATTAAAGCTGGCATGTAA
- a CDS encoding DUF2628 domain-containing protein — protein MKINLRNDDTGVIKQVKIGPSWTALFFGFFVPLFRADWKFFIIFFIFFVIGCMTFGIVGLIIDIIGCVKYNDWYISDLLSQHYRPADDVAAEALKQRGLYFKN, from the coding sequence GTGAAAATAAATCTTAGAAATGATGATACTGGAGTTATAAAACAAGTTAAAATTGGACCTAGTTGGACTGCTTTATTTTTTGGCTTTTTTGTTCCACTTTTCAGAGCTGATTGGAAATTTTTTATTATATTTTTTATATTTTTCGTAATCGGCTGCATGACTTTCGGAATAGTTGGATTAATTATTGATATCATAGGCTGTGTAAAATATAATGATTGGTACATTTCTGATCTACTTTCACAACATTATCGACCAGCCGATGATGTTGCTGCAGAAGCTTTAAAGCAACGTGGTTTATATTTTAAAAACTAG
- a CDS encoding thymidine kinase, with protein MAQLFFHYGTMSSGKTLEILKDAHNYEAQGRKIVLMTSGIDNRSGVGVIASRIGLHREAVPIEREMDVFAYIKKINVQEEKRGDGPIACVFIDEAQFLERHHVFECAKIVDELGIPVMTFGLKNDFQNNLFEGTKNLLIVADKINEIKTICHYCGRKATMNLRIHNGKPVYEGEQVQIGGDESYYPVCRFHYFHPDKQR; from the coding sequence ATGGCACAATTATTTTTTCACTACGGGACAATGAGTAGTGGCAAAACACTTGAAATTCTCAAGGATGCACATAATTATGAAGCCCAGGGGCGCAAAATTGTGCTGATGACAAGCGGAATTGATAATCGTAGTGGGGTTGGAGTAATTGCTTCGCGAATCGGACTGCACCGCGAGGCAGTTCCAATTGAACGTGAAATGGATGTTTTTGCTTATATTAAAAAGATTAATGTCCAAGAAGAAAAACGTGGTGATGGCCCGATTGCCTGTGTTTTCATTGATGAAGCGCAGTTCTTAGAGCGGCATCATGTTTTTGAATGCGCCAAAATTGTTGATGAATTAGGCATTCCGGTGATGACTTTTGGGTTAAAAAATGACTTTCAGAATAATTTGTTTGAAGGCACTAAGAACTTATTGATTGTAGCTGATAAAATTAATGAGATTAAAACAATTTGCCACTATTGTGGCCGTAAGGCTACAATGAATCTACGGATTCATAATGGCAAGCCTGTTTATGAAGGTGAGCAGGTCCAAATTGGTGGAGATGAAAGCTATTACCCGGTTTGTCGTTTTCATTATTTTCACCCAGATAAGCAAAGATAG
- the prfA gene encoding peptide chain release factor 1 translates to MDKIMAQLEGLVAHYDELQEMMADPEVINDTKRYMEISKEESDLREVVEKYRKYKADKKEIAENKEIISNESDSDLVEMAKEENSDLEKEISDLEDQIKILMLPKDPNDDKDIIMEIRGAAGGDEASLFAGDLLRMYEKYAERQNWQVSIVDSEATEVGGYKRVAVMITGDKVYSKLKYENGAHRVQRIPVTESQGRVHTSTATVAVMPEYEQVDFELDPKDIRVDVYRSSGAGGQHINKTSSAVRMTHLPTGIVVAMQDQRSQQQNREKAMQILTSRVYDYYESQNRDQYDAKRKSAVGTGDRSERIRTYNYPQNRVTDHRIGLTLNKLDRIMNGELDEIIDALILYNQTKQLEELAEQNV, encoded by the coding sequence ATGGATAAGATTATGGCACAGCTTGAAGGGCTTGTGGCTCACTATGATGAGTTGCAGGAAATGATGGCCGATCCAGAAGTTATCAATGATACTAAGCGCTACATGGAGATATCTAAAGAAGAATCTGACTTGCGCGAAGTAGTCGAAAAGTATCGTAAATATAAAGCAGATAAAAAAGAAATTGCTGAAAATAAGGAAATTATCTCCAATGAAAGTGATTCTGACTTAGTTGAAATGGCTAAAGAGGAAAACAGCGACTTAGAAAAAGAAATCTCGGATTTGGAAGACCAGATTAAAATTTTGATGCTGCCCAAAGATCCTAACGATGATAAAGATATCATTATGGAAATTCGGGGCGCTGCTGGTGGAGATGAAGCTTCTTTATTCGCCGGTGACTTACTTAGAATGTATGAAAAGTATGCTGAGCGGCAAAACTGGCAAGTTTCAATTGTTGATAGTGAAGCGACTGAAGTGGGCGGTTATAAGCGCGTCGCAGTTATGATTACTGGTGATAAGGTTTACTCTAAGCTTAAATACGAAAATGGTGCTCATCGGGTACAAAGAATTCCAGTTACTGAGTCCCAAGGTCGTGTTCATACGTCAACTGCCACTGTGGCCGTAATGCCCGAATATGAACAAGTTGATTTCGAACTTGATCCAAAGGATATTCGCGTTGACGTTTACCGTTCAAGTGGTGCCGGTGGTCAGCACATTAACAAGACGTCCAGTGCTGTTCGGATGACGCACTTGCCAACTGGAATCGTAGTTGCGATGCAAGATCAGCGTAGCCAGCAGCAAAACCGGGAAAAGGCAATGCAAATTCTAACTTCTCGTGTCTATGACTATTACGAAAGTCAAAACAGGGATCAATATGATGCCAAAAGAAAAAGCGCTGTTGGGACAGGTGATCGTTCCGAAAGAATTAGGACATATAACTATCCGCAAAATCGGGTGACAGATCATCGCATTGGTCTAACCTTAAATAAATTAGACCGAATTATGAACGGTGAACTTGATGAAATTATTGATGCACTGATTTTATATAATCAAACTAAGCAGTTAGAGGAGCTGGCTGAGCAAAATGTCTAA
- a CDS encoding beta-glucoside-specific PTS transporter subunit IIABC produces the protein MRSNKEVTDMIIKNVGCAANIISFYHCATRIRFTLKDKSKFNAEFLKQQPEILGAVQAGDESQVIIGAKVGEYFNQIEKDYDIAANNTESPTPNDDHVGIIRKFINIIVAIMAPIITPLIAGGMFKVVISLLTTFNLISVKSQNYAILSFMTDAVFYFLPMMLAVSAAEHFKTNKFLAIATAGVLLHPNWAAMVLAGKPVALFGVPITLASYSSTVIPIILCVWIQSYVEKFAEKVSPNVIKTMLKPLLIFIIMAPLALLLIGPIGSWLGDLLALLINSLNKVAPWLVPTIMGACSPLLVMVGMHVALTPIASLGFASPARSENILGPGMLASNIAQSGCAFAISLKEKRPQNRQIAVSAGVTALSGITEPALYGVTLKYQRALYAVMAAGGIAGFYAGITQVVRYSFGSPGIFTIVNFIGKPGNFMNAIITAIIAFILGFVFTFLIVKTDQPEKQIAKTLDGDKDANHTATTEIVYAPVDGQVIPLDQVNDEVFASKSLGSGIGINPATDLITSPITGKITMTYKTGHAIGLTSPSGTEYLIHIGIDTVNMKGNGFEVMISKGQDVQKGDPLVQVDFAKIKAAGYDPTVLLISLNTADDALTFTTKQKVTIDDPVFSLADMRKSN, from the coding sequence ATGAGAAGTAATAAAGAAGTTACGGACATGATAATTAAGAATGTTGGCTGTGCCGCTAATATTATTAGTTTTTATCATTGCGCAACTCGTATCCGTTTTACCCTCAAAGATAAAAGTAAATTTAATGCTGAATTTTTAAAACAGCAACCGGAAATATTGGGTGCTGTTCAAGCCGGAGATGAATCCCAAGTAATTATTGGCGCCAAGGTCGGTGAATACTTTAACCAAATTGAAAAAGATTACGATATTGCAGCAAATAATACTGAAAGTCCCACTCCTAATGACGACCACGTTGGTATAATTCGCAAATTCATCAATATTATCGTTGCAATTATGGCACCGATTATTACGCCATTAATTGCTGGTGGGATGTTCAAAGTCGTTATTTCACTTTTAACAACTTTCAATCTCATATCCGTTAAATCGCAAAATTACGCAATCCTGAGCTTTATGACCGATGCGGTCTTTTACTTCTTACCGATGATGTTGGCCGTAAGCGCTGCTGAACACTTTAAGACTAATAAGTTTCTTGCAATTGCAACTGCCGGTGTCCTCCTTCATCCTAATTGGGCAGCAATGGTTTTAGCTGGTAAGCCAGTCGCACTATTTGGCGTTCCGATCACACTAGCATCATATAGCAGTACTGTCATTCCCATTATTCTTTGTGTCTGGATTCAATCCTACGTTGAAAAATTTGCCGAAAAAGTTTCGCCAAACGTCATTAAAACGATGCTGAAGCCACTACTTATCTTTATTATCATGGCTCCGTTGGCCCTACTATTGATTGGACCAATCGGTTCATGGCTTGGTGACCTGCTCGCCCTTTTAATTAATTCACTTAATAAAGTTGCACCATGGCTAGTTCCAACGATCATGGGCGCTTGTTCGCCATTATTAGTTATGGTCGGCATGCACGTTGCTTTAACTCCAATTGCATCACTCGGTTTTGCTAGCCCAGCTAGAAGCGAAAACATTCTTGGCCCCGGAATGTTAGCTTCAAATATAGCCCAATCTGGTTGTGCATTTGCCATTTCTTTAAAAGAAAAAAGACCACAAAATCGCCAGATTGCGGTTTCTGCAGGTGTAACTGCCCTATCTGGAATTACTGAACCTGCACTTTATGGTGTTACGCTGAAATATCAACGTGCCCTTTACGCTGTAATGGCAGCTGGTGGTATTGCTGGTTTTTATGCTGGGATTACGCAAGTTGTTCGTTATTCTTTTGGTTCGCCTGGTATCTTTACAATCGTTAACTTTATCGGAAAACCCGGCAACTTTATGAATGCAATTATTACCGCTATCATTGCATTTATCCTTGGTTTCGTTTTCACTTTTTTAATTGTTAAAACTGACCAACCAGAAAAGCAAATTGCAAAAACATTAGATGGCGATAAAGATGCCAATCATACTGCTACAACAGAAATTGTTTATGCGCCGGTAGACGGCCAGGTTATTCCCCTGGATCAAGTTAATGATGAGGTTTTTGCGTCAAAATCGCTTGGATCAGGTATCGGAATTAATCCTGCAACTGATTTAATTACATCACCCATTACTGGTAAAATAACCATGACATACAAAACTGGCCACGCTATCGGTCTTACTTCACCTTCAGGCACTGAATATTTAATTCATATTGGTATCGATACAGTTAACATGAAAGGTAACGGCTTTGAGGTCATGATTTCTAAAGGACAGGATGTTCAAAAAGGTGATCCACTAGTTCAGGTAGATTTTGCCAAAATCAAAGCAGCGGGTTATGATCCAACTGTTCTTTTAATATCATTAAATACAGCTGACGATGCTTTAACATTTACCACCAAACAAAAAGTAACTATTGATGATCCGGTATTTTCATTGGCTGACATGAGAAAAAGCAATTAA
- a CDS encoding beta-glucoside-specific PTS transporter subunit IIABC, producing the protein MNEHQVAEQILSEVGGKNNVSGLTHCFTRLRFVLKDQKKANKDALSQIEGVIQVVEAGGQLQVVLGNKVEQVYDQLMPLLAEHVNDDQSSPKVGWGTKILNVVTAIFTPTVPAIAASGMLKGILAVAALIGLNVYHTDIKNFNTYIILNAASDALFYFMPIILARSAAKVFKTNDYIAMTLGATLCYPTIVALMTGKTNVTLFGIGITKANYVSSVVPIIIAVFVLSYVEKFIKKIMPDVLKVIMVPTLSLVIMVPATLMLFGPIGIYFGDFINWAYHCIMNLSPILLGAFIGGIWCILVIFGAHRAIIPIGINDVAKTGRQNLLAFAGAANFSQAGAALGVFLKTKNKNLKTVAASATVTALFGITEPAIYGANLRLKKPMVYAVISGALGGALMGWGGSYGNAFANQGILTIPVYAAAGTKAFICYVLGCLIAFGGACLMTVIFGFNDLPEKDPGNTGKQAINNHEEATATKQEKLTTIDQQLVLQDCDLKITSPVQGKAIPLAQVADEVFASGVMGKGIAVYPDKGEIVAPAAATISVLYPTMHALGLMLDNGVEMLIHIGIDTVKLQGKYFNKHAEVGDHVEKGQVIITFDQKAMEREGYDLTTSIIITNSKKYAAIGATKKDYLKEDSPLLYLLTND; encoded by the coding sequence ATGAATGAGCATCAGGTTGCTGAACAAATCCTAAGTGAAGTTGGTGGCAAAAATAATGTGTCTGGACTAACGCACTGTTTTACTCGGCTGAGATTTGTGTTAAAGGACCAGAAAAAAGCGAATAAAGATGCGCTTAGTCAGATTGAAGGGGTAATCCAGGTTGTCGAGGCAGGAGGACAGCTTCAAGTTGTTTTGGGTAATAAAGTCGAACAAGTTTATGACCAATTAATGCCTTTATTAGCTGAACATGTCAATGACGATCAATCTTCGCCAAAAGTTGGTTGGGGCACCAAAATTCTCAACGTGGTCACCGCGATTTTCACCCCGACAGTGCCAGCCATTGCGGCTTCAGGGATGCTTAAAGGTATTCTAGCAGTTGCAGCTTTAATTGGTTTAAATGTATATCATACCGATATCAAAAATTTTAATACCTATATTATCTTAAACGCTGCTTCAGATGCACTTTTCTACTTTATGCCAATTATTTTGGCTCGTTCAGCTGCTAAAGTATTTAAGACAAACGATTATATTGCGATGACTTTAGGTGCTACACTTTGCTATCCAACGATTGTAGCTTTAATGACTGGTAAAACCAATGTGACTCTTTTTGGCATTGGCATTACCAAGGCCAATTATGTTTCGTCTGTTGTTCCCATAATTATCGCCGTTTTTGTCTTATCATATGTCGAAAAATTTATTAAAAAAATTATGCCGGATGTTTTAAAAGTGATTATGGTCCCAACGTTGTCACTTGTAATCATGGTACCGGCAACTTTAATGCTTTTTGGTCCGATTGGGATTTACTTTGGTGACTTCATTAATTGGGCATACCATTGCATTATGAATTTGAGTCCAATCTTACTTGGTGCATTTATTGGTGGTATTTGGTGCATCTTGGTCATTTTTGGCGCACACCGAGCTATTATCCCGATTGGGATTAACGATGTTGCCAAAACTGGTCGCCAGAATCTTTTAGCCTTTGCAGGAGCAGCTAATTTTTCGCAAGCTGGAGCAGCACTGGGCGTGTTTTTAAAAACTAAAAATAAAAATCTGAAAACTGTAGCAGCTTCAGCCACAGTCACGGCTTTGTTTGGCATCACGGAACCAGCTATTTATGGGGCTAATTTACGTTTGAAAAAGCCAATGGTTTATGCTGTTATTAGCGGCGCGCTAGGCGGCGCTCTAATGGGCTGGGGTGGCTCATACGGCAATGCTTTTGCCAACCAAGGAATTTTAACCATTCCTGTCTATGCCGCAGCTGGGACTAAAGCTTTCATTTGTTACGTTTTAGGTTGTTTAATTGCGTTTGGTGGAGCATGTTTAATGACCGTTATTTTTGGCTTTAATGATTTACCGGAAAAAGATCCTGGAAACACAGGTAAACAGGCAATAAATAATCATGAGGAGGCCACAGCAACGAAACAAGAGAAGTTAACAACTATTGATCAACAGCTCGTTTTACAAGATTGCGATTTAAAGATTACTTCACCGGTCCAAGGAAAAGCAATTCCGCTTGCCCAAGTAGCTGACGAAGTATTTGCTTCCGGCGTTATGGGGAAAGGGATTGCGGTGTACCCTGATAAAGGAGAAATAGTTGCCCCCGCGGCCGCAACTATTAGTGTTTTATATCCGACAATGCATGCATTAGGGTTGATGCTAGATAATGGTGTTGAAATGTTAATTCATATTGGAATTGATACGGTTAAGCTGCAAGGTAAGTATTTTAATAAGCATGCTGAAGTGGGTGACCATGTCGAGAAAGGCCAAGTAATTATTACTTTCGATCAAAAAGCAATGGAACGCGAAGGATATGATTTAACAACATCAATCATCATTACTAATTCCAAAAAATACGCTGCAATAGGAGCAACGAAAAAGGATTACTTAAAAGAAGATAGTCCTTTGCTCTATCTCTTAACTAATGATTAA
- a CDS encoding MucBP domain-containing protein gives MKRTQIANKKIKALLVTGISFAALTFGYANTSNVVKADTDTTTTAATTLGRSTVIAHYQDENGNKLAEDQVIDGRTGVGYGTMRKAIDGYTLKDWQGPTEGYFQDQPTEEVTYIYSKGNVAVNNEQTPVVNNGEQTGADNNQPEAPAGDSQNAEKPGDNKQNNTGKIDKQAQVASSKTEQGKTNVADPNGKGQLPQTGSAKNASLGMILSGATALLISFLGMVGIQKKQN, from the coding sequence ATGAAAAGAACACAAATTGCAAATAAAAAGATTAAGGCGTTATTAGTCACTGGTATTTCATTTGCAGCATTAACATTCGGCTATGCTAACACGTCTAATGTAGTTAAGGCTGATACTGATACAACTACCACTGCCGCTACAACCTTGGGTAGGTCAACTGTGATTGCTCACTACCAAGATGAAAATGGTAATAAACTTGCGGAAGACCAAGTAATTGATGGTCGGACAGGTGTTGGCTACGGTACAATGCGGAAAGCTATTGATGGCTATACATTAAAGGACTGGCAAGGTCCAACAGAAGGCTACTTCCAAGACCAACCAACAGAAGAAGTAACTTATATTTACTCTAAGGGTAATGTTGCGGTAAATAATGAGCAGACTCCTGTAGTTAATAATGGTGAACAAACTGGTGCGGATAATAACCAACCCGAAGCACCAGCTGGCGATAGTCAAAATGCCGAAAAGCCAGGTGATAATAAACAAAATAATACTGGTAAAATAGATAAACAAGCTCAAGTTGCTTCAAGCAAGACTGAGCAAGGAAAGACTAATGTAGCAGACCCTAATGGTAAAGGTCAGTTACCACAAACTGGTTCTGCTAAAAATGCTTCATTAGGTATGATTTTGTCTGGTGCTACTGCACTATTAATTTCTTTCTTAGGAATGGTTGGTATTCAGAAAAAGCAAAATTAA
- a CDS encoding PRD domain-containing protein: MQVLKVLNNSLILALDRSGNECILMGKGIGYHKAIGCPIQKKEIQKVFVLTDNKKLKEFVQLANNIPDQYLTLVKEIIDFAASQYQIKVRDYLYLSLADHLSFVVKRVKAGKSGPNFDYPDVMVHHPEEYEIGKFALSLIKKRLKIELPKSEATVIGLHFIDAEITISKSNKNNNVAQLVSNLEKIVKRSIGRPIDTDTITYTRFLTHLNYFAERVYDHKLFPDEDRENLYQDLANKMPLEVEIINHIASFIAQNYHLQITKQEKIYLLIHLHKIVAEEINEQ, translated from the coding sequence ATGCAAGTATTGAAAGTCCTGAATAATTCACTTATTTTGGCGCTCGACCGGTCAGGTAATGAATGTATCTTAATGGGAAAAGGAATAGGTTATCATAAGGCCATCGGTTGTCCTATTCAAAAAAAGGAAATTCAAAAAGTTTTTGTTCTTACTGATAATAAGAAGTTAAAAGAATTTGTTCAGTTGGCAAATAATATTCCTGATCAGTATTTGACTTTAGTTAAGGAAATCATTGATTTTGCCGCCAGTCAATATCAGATCAAAGTGCGTGATTACCTCTATTTGTCACTAGCAGATCATCTATCGTTTGTCGTTAAGCGGGTAAAAGCAGGTAAAAGTGGGCCAAATTTTGATTATCCAGATGTAATGGTACACCATCCAGAAGAGTATGAAATTGGCAAGTTTGCTTTAAGCTTAATCAAAAAGAGACTAAAAATTGAATTACCTAAAAGCGAGGCGACAGTTATTGGGCTGCATTTTATTGATGCCGAAATAACTATTTCAAAGTCCAATAAAAATAATAACGTTGCTCAACTAGTGTCCAATTTAGAAAAAATAGTTAAAAGGTCAATTGGTAGACCGATTGACACTGACACAATTACTTACACACGCTTTTTGACTCATCTTAATTATTTTGCCGAGCGAGTTTATGATCATAAATTATTTCCTGACGAAGATCGAGAAAATTTGTACCAAGACCTTGCTAATAAAATGCCGTTAGAAGTTGAAATTATTAATCATATTGCTAGTTTTATTGCGCAAAATTATCATCTGCAAATTACCAAGCAAGAAAAAATTTATTTGTTAATTCATTTGCACAAAATTGTTGCTGAAGAGATAAACGAACAGTAG
- a CDS encoding glycoside hydrolase family 1 protein, producing MKKFAKDFLWGASSSAFQIEGAWNEAGKGESIADFNSFKHSTEQADTKIASDFYHHYREDIKLMKELGLNVYRFSISWSRIIPDGDGEVNPEGINFYNQVIDCLLENGITPFVTLYHFDLPYALVLKYNGWQDRACVAAFRRYAQICFNAFGDRVKNWQVINEQNLMIRVDERMNMDHVPVKDRERIRAQMDYHMFLANAYAVNDCHAIIPNSQVGPAVSATMTYPISSKPKDVWAAKMNDNFKTNYALEMYCFGRYPGYYLEYLSKLDILPDFEAGDLALLEEAKPDFIAVNYYRTLATRYFPADEKHPLGSRKHDVDFDLVGYFKTEQNPNLKSTEYGAQIDPLGLRMVLNEYYHQFRLPLIITENGLGTGDHLSADGKIHDQYRIAYLRDHIAACYDAIQDGVELVGYCPWSVMDLLSSHQGFKKRYGFIYVNRTDDNLKDMQRIPKDSFYWYQNVIKNNGLTD from the coding sequence ATGAAAAAATTTGCGAAGGATTTTTTATGGGGCGCATCATCTTCTGCCTTTCAAATTGAAGGTGCCTGGAATGAAGCGGGTAAAGGTGAATCGATTGCCGACTTTAACTCTTTTAAACACTCAACAGAACAAGCAGATACTAAAATTGCTAGTGATTTTTACCATCACTATCGTGAAGACATTAAATTAATGAAGGAATTAGGATTAAATGTTTATCGTTTTTCTATTTCCTGGTCAAGAATCATTCCTGATGGTGATGGCGAAGTGAACCCAGAAGGAATTAACTTTTATAATCAAGTGATCGATTGTTTACTAGAAAATGGTATTACACCTTTTGTTACGCTATACCACTTTGATTTGCCCTATGCGTTAGTTTTAAAGTATAATGGCTGGCAAGATAGGGCGTGTGTTGCCGCATTTAGACGGTATGCCCAGATTTGCTTCAATGCTTTTGGGGACCGAGTAAAAAATTGGCAGGTAATCAACGAGCAGAATTTAATGATTAGGGTTGACGAGCGCATGAACATGGATCATGTTCCGGTTAAAGATAGGGAACGGATTAGGGCGCAAATGGATTATCATATGTTTTTAGCAAATGCATATGCGGTTAATGATTGTCATGCAATCATCCCAAATAGCCAAGTAGGTCCAGCTGTTTCGGCTACCATGACATATCCGATTTCCAGCAAGCCCAAGGATGTATGGGCTGCCAAAATGAATGATAATTTCAAAACTAATTATGCTTTGGAAATGTACTGCTTTGGCCGCTATCCTGGATATTATTTAGAATACTTAAGTAAACTAGACATTTTACCGGACTTTGAAGCTGGGGATCTGGCACTTTTGGAAGAAGCCAAGCCAGATTTTATTGCAGTAAATTATTATCGTACATTAGCTACACGCTATTTTCCAGCTGACGAAAAGCATCCCTTAGGCAGTCGCAAACATGATGTTGACTTTGATTTAGTGGGCTATTTTAAAACTGAGCAGAATCCTAATCTTAAATCAACTGAATATGGCGCACAAATTGATCCATTAGGGCTGAGAATGGTTTTAAACGAATATTATCATCAGTTTCGATTGCCACTAATTATTACTGAAAATGGTTTGGGTACAGGCGATCATTTAAGTGCTGATGGCAAAATTCATGATCAATATCGGATCGCATATTTACGAGATCATATTGCTGCTTGTTACGATGCTATTCAAGATGGCGTAGAGCTAGTTGGGTATTGTCCGTGGTCAGTGATGGATTTATTAAGCTCACATCAAGGATTTAAGAAGCGTTATGGCTTTATTTATGTCAATCGGACTGATGATAACTTAAAAGACATGCAGCGCATTCCTAAAGACAGTTTTTATTGGTACCAAAATGTTATCAAGAATAATGGTTTAACAGACTAA